One region of Olleya sp. Hel_I_94 genomic DNA includes:
- a CDS encoding alpha/beta hydrolase-fold protein — translation MKQAALIVVIICLSLSSCKKSIAIKKESYSVLIDKAMQLSKDEDSLKLKEALVTYQNAFNKFPNSIDDYSKYNVSVIASRLKMNDVAFKYLQPLAELIEDDEGYPGWDYILGDYATEDYSNLFNDKRWSSLKQAAILNQTQFFDNLASDEAEFFSTKKGASIDSLSAERLYNYIKSQNNFLPKKKQDYSISFQINDTSSTSYFVHLPKTYNPNNQYPMLVFLHGAIRYTTLSDYETKSNLKYANTKYTKRADANDVVLVFPKADKNFNWMIGDEGFFMVPEIIKQIKSAINIDDDKVFVSGHSNGATGSFSYLMKRPTQFAGFYGFNTHPKVYTGGTFIENVKARSFINFSTDQDYYYPPNANDSLNSIMSKIKADYKDYRYNGFPHWFPDFNEAEPAYDILFEDLIKRKRNSFSKTLQWEFDDNAHGTIDWLNTIKLDTIKTTKVSQKPTNFKITKWLKLDDNDNAIVIDVNQNAFDFPRQSAKISAKFTDNVFDINTEKVGSFNIYISPEMVDLSKPIKVIVNNVLVFEKIIDYDDAFMLDQWNANMDRSQLWVNNINITLH, via the coding sequence ATGAAACAGGCAGCATTAATTGTAGTAATCATTTGTTTAAGTTTAAGTAGTTGCAAAAAAAGCATTGCAATAAAAAAAGAGTCCTACAGTGTTTTAATTGATAAGGCAATGCAATTGTCTAAGGACGAAGATTCTTTAAAATTAAAGGAAGCACTTGTTACTTATCAAAATGCGTTTAATAAATTTCCAAATAGTATAGATGATTATTCTAAGTACAATGTAAGTGTAATTGCTAGTCGTTTAAAAATGAATGATGTTGCTTTTAAGTACTTGCAACCATTGGCAGAATTAATAGAGGATGACGAAGGTTATCCAGGTTGGGATTATATTTTAGGAGACTATGCAACAGAGGACTATTCAAATTTATTTAATGATAAACGATGGTCTAGTTTAAAGCAAGCTGCAATATTAAATCAAACACAGTTTTTTGATAATTTGGCATCAGATGAAGCTGAGTTTTTTAGCACTAAAAAAGGCGCTTCAATTGATAGTTTAAGTGCAGAGCGACTTTATAATTACATTAAAAGTCAAAACAATTTTTTGCCTAAAAAAAAGCAAGATTATTCTATTTCATTTCAAATAAATGATACGTCTAGTACGTCGTATTTTGTGCATCTACCCAAAACGTATAATCCAAACAATCAATATCCAATGTTGGTTTTTTTACATGGAGCAATACGCTACACCACATTATCGGATTATGAGACAAAAAGTAATTTAAAATACGCTAATACAAAATATACCAAGCGTGCAGACGCTAATGATGTTGTTTTAGTGTTTCCAAAAGCTGATAAAAATTTTAATTGGATGATTGGAGACGAAGGCTTTTTTATGGTTCCAGAAATTATTAAGCAAATAAAGTCAGCAATTAATATTGATGATGATAAAGTATTTGTCTCTGGTCACTCTAATGGAGCAACTGGCTCGTTTTCATACTTAATGAAGCGGCCAACACAATTTGCTGGTTTTTATGGTTTTAATACACATCCAAAAGTCTATACTGGCGGAACGTTTATAGAAAATGTAAAAGCTAGAAGTTTTATTAATTTTTCTACAGATCAAGATTACTATTATCCGCCAAATGCAAATGATAGCTTAAATAGCATTATGTCTAAAATTAAGGCGGATTATAAAGATTACAGATATAATGGCTTTCCGCATTGGTTTCCTGATTTTAATGAGGCAGAACCTGCTTATGATATATTGTTTGAAGATCTTATTAAGCGAAAAAGAAATTCTTTTTCAAAAACATTGCAATGGGAGTTTGACGACAATGCACATGGCACTATTGATTGGTTAAATACTATTAAATTAGATACTATTAAAACGACTAAAGTGTCGCAAAAACCAACTAATTTTAAAATTACAAAATGGCTAAAATTAGATGATAATGATAATGCTATAGTGATTGATGTTAATCAAAATGCATTTGATTTTCCTAGACAGTCCGCAAAGATTTCTGCTAAATTTACTGATAATGTATTTGATATAAATACAGAAAAGGTTGGTTCGTTCAATATTTATATTTCACCAGAAATGGTAGATTTATCTAAACCAATAAAAGTAATAGTAAACAATGTTTTAGTTTTTGAAAAAATCATAGATTATGATGACGCATTTATGCTTGACCAGTGGAATGCCAACATGGACAGATCCCAACTATGGGTTAATAATATAAATATTACCTTACATTAA